In Ornithodoros turicata isolate Travis chromosome 1, ASM3712646v1, whole genome shotgun sequence, the DNA window GTTTAGAAAAATGTCAAGCGCCATAAATGCgaaaattcagtggcgattcaGCTGTAAATGCGAGCAAAATACGTTTGTATTTAGCGCCTTTTCCTGTCCATACATGACTTCCCGGTATCCACTTCCTGTCTAAACGCAACTTCCGGTTGTCGACATGCGGTTTAAACCCGACACAAATtcgcagaaacaaaacaaaccaTTAAAAGAAGCGCTGGCCACGTAATTACAAAGCTACTGACAACGGGAAGAAACGTGACTTCGTTGGTCACCGTTGGTATGAACAGCTGCCCATAAATCGACGACAAGATGCCTTAGACGCCCAATAACGATTGGACAATCCAGTACCTACAGTCGTCGCAACAGCAACCTGAAAACCAACATAAAATCTTTCATTTGTACTCATACATATAAATATTCTCAACTCTCTAGTTTGTGATGTACCAGTTCACAGCGGCGCTGTCCCTCATCGCTGCCGGCATATGGATTGTTTGCGGTGCAAGAGCACCCAATGCGCCGAAAGGTCATGGGGTATGTCGTAACTTAAACTGTATGAGTCTTGACGATGCAAAGTTGTGGGGTGTATCGTTTGTCCGACTATTGACATTAGAGGAGTGCACGCGCTCGGGCTCACACGAGGCCCTGACCCACGAGCCTAGCTGGGCTGGGCAGAGCCGGGTAAAGCCTTATTTTGCTAACGTGCCCGGGCGCGCTGCTTGGGTTTGACATTGTAGGCCAGAGCTGAGTCCAGCCCCTGCACTGACGGGCCTAGAGCGCGCTTGGGCGTGTGCTACCCCACTGTCAGTTACCCATGTTGTCAGCATTTATCGCGTGAAAGTAACAAGAGGTAGTATCAGCGAAACATGCACGCTACGACGGTCATAATGGCCCACGCAGGGATTAGTTTTGCCTGGCATGCTTGTGCTTTGAGATGTTGTTACCGGCACgcattttttatcttttttatttattaatattaTATTTTTTACCGGTACATTTGGCTGTGTCGGTATTCTTATTATTGTCCGTCCTCGCGGTTTACTGCTCGCCTCTCGATACAGCATATCTTACAAAAATGGATAGAACCATAAATGGTATACAAACGGCTTGTTTAGCCCCAGTTAATGATGGTGTTTTCGAACTTCGTATCACGTCTTCTCAAACTTGTTTCACGGTATATCCGCAAAAACGTCGGTCACAGAAACGAATGTGTTTGATCTTGCATGTGGGACGCCACCTTCACGGCATTTGCATTGTCTTTCAACTTCCCATTCAGCCATACTTCGAAGTGTTGCTAATTTAGTAACTTACTCTTGACGTTGCAGATCCTGTCCATTATTACTGGAGGAATTCATGGTGGGCATTTCGGCTACACTGTCGTCTCGGAATACATACTTTAGCGCAACAGCGCCAAATCCATTCCTTCAACCATCATATCGTAACTGCATCCATTTCGATTGTACCATAATTTTCAACCTTATAAAACAAAGGCATAGATCGTTTTTCTGTTTAGATCTGTATGCTAATGACAATGCTGGCAAAAATAAACGTAAGTACCAAAGAAAGTTCTTCTTATGAGTGAGACACAACGCATACCATCCAATACACTGCTATGTACATGCCCAAGGACTTCCGAAAGAGTCTGTATCCCCTCAAAGCTCTTTAATAATACAGGAAGCCCTATGGTAGTATACTTCCTCGTCAGTCGGGGGAAGTTATAGGGGGATCCCTTGCGATCTCATATCTGCCCCCCGAATTGCCGCAGTCACAAATTCCATGTGGATGAGGGGTGCGTGCATCCCATCAAACCATTTGGAGACACTTTGTCATAAATATTTATTCGCATGAACAGTCAAACCAAACAAGGAAGAAAATCAACTCTGGCACTGAAGTGTAGTTAACACAAGATATGTTTACTGAAGCACAGTCACTTGAACAGGCACCGAGTACAGTCTTAGCaatacgaaaaagaaaagacacagCAACACCTTCCAGTCTTGGTTGCTTCAAGACTTCTATCGAACTGAAAGTTCGAATATGCTCACAAGAAACTATGCACCTGACCGTCGGTGCTAGCGACGGCCAGATCGCATCAATGGCGCTATCCTATCTGACGATGAGTGGAACTCGCAGTCACTCACTCACTGTTGCAAGCAATTCGGTGCACATATTTAATTCCGGGGTAACCAATCAGAGGACAAAATTTCAATATGCATATCATATTTAGTGGTATGTGTACTTTTCAGCTCTTGTGCCCACCTATTCAAGTTCGTCCTCTGACGGCTCAAATGGGGGGAAGGCGACATCTATCGTCGAAAAAAACAGGCTCTTCAATACGAAATATGCGATGCACGCAATGTATGACACGTGAAAGCAGCAAATAAAAAAGACCCTCATGTATTCCTCCGGTGTAGGCCTTGGCACTAAAACTATTTGCATCTTGCTGGCGCGATACTTGTCACAGGATTCTCCTTTATGTATCACGTCGCACCTCATGCAGTTGACCTTCTGACACAACTTGCATGTGATTTCCGCCAGTCCTGGTTCGTAGAAGCACCACCAGGGACACTTTGGCGTCCGACAATGAAAATATTCCTTCACGGCTATCTTAACTTCCATCAAACTTCTTTCTAGGTATTCTTCGTACTCTTCCGGACTTAAAAGCTAAGGGGCACAAAACGCACAGCATCAGCACTAAACTGCAAAcggacgacttcagaaaatctcagagagccgctttgaactatgggaacttctttatcagaaaggaggagaaggtcCGCAAACTTTCGATTTCTCCCTATCTCGGCCCATTGTCCTCgaggtgtcaaggtcagcgaaaacgaaacgtgaatgACTGTTCTCCCTTGCTCATGAcaataatctcccaggatgcaacacttgcgcaaggagcactgggatttcctgaaatcgtctaCTGACATATGAACGTTCAGAACCAACATGCACACCTCCCGTTTCTCTTTTCAAGAGCATACCCGCCGTCCCTTATGCGCCACGATACGTCCATCGTACTACATAGCTTCACCTCAAATTGAGGTGACATATCTTTGGCTTTGCGAAGACATTGAGGGACGGCGGAAACTAAGCGTGTGACATTGATGTGAGTCCCGTGTCATGTTCATTTAGGGTGCCTATCGTCATCATTTTTCGTCTTGATAATCTTTTCTCCATGTTGTTGTACTCGCGTTGACAGTAACTGGGCCATGAAGACACGATACTCTTTTGTGGTTATCGATGCATTCcaggatgtttatttattttttttttcaactctcCAGAGTGGGAGTCTCGAACTTCGCTTTTCAGGATGTGTTATTAAAACACTTCGATTATTAGGGAATGTATTATGACCAGGATTACGCATGTTGAGTACCAATGATTTACTCACGGCCTTAATCTCGCTGACAGACACGTCCATCTTGCAGTAGACATCGCCGCTTTTGTACGGGCACTTCACAGCAACGGTTCCAGATCGCTGTATAGCACTAAGAACGCACTGCCTGCATTGCCAAAAATGAAAATATAAAGTGACCAAGCGGAAAGTAACAGTTCCTTCACACAAAGCTTATTTTTACTTCTACTTCCTGTTACTTGACTGAGACAGTTTTGTTATGGATCGTCACCAGCTGGCTTGCTTTTAGGTCATCTTTCGGTCAGAGTTTTTCTGAAGTTGCAACAGTTATTCCACTGCAGTCagtttttcattttcagatgTACTGTCAACTATGTCCAATATAAACGTCACAACTGTAAATAGAACAGGACGACACACCGGCACCTTTAGCAACACTAAAAGCCGCAGGGACAAAGAACAACCCGGGACTATCGGAACATTTGATGATGTAGCGACCTGCCGCC includes these proteins:
- the LOC135377678 gene encoding ranBP-type and C3HC4-type zinc finger-containing protein 1-like, whose protein sequence is MSKSTSFNTSQDTSAPVSSQNGIPAVVGTLHNRQSSPVYHCAQKKCKGEWNWDGPATEFVRCPLCFSVNCLACQAIHPGVTCAQHVLSIVEKIDKGALQDDHRRAKRLEEHIQVYKQDLVSNAEDFSCSLCLVDVSAGKGIQLKNCHHMLCRQCVLSAIQRSGTVAVKCPYKSGDVYCKMDVSVSEIKALLSPEEYEEYLERSLMEVKIAVKEYFHCRTPKCPWWCFYEPGLAEITCKLCQKVNCMRCDVIHKGESCDKYRASKMQIVLVPRPTPEEYMRVFFICCFHVSYIACIAYFVLKSLFFSTIDVAFPPFEPSEDELE